One Rhizobiales bacterium GAS188 DNA window includes the following coding sequences:
- a CDS encoding Uncharacterized conserved protein YndB, AHSA1/START domain — protein MADHRPPIFSLTRSFDAPRELVFMAHSQAAHLSRWWWAKGFAFAKCTLDFRPGGNFHYCMRSPDGHEIWGKFAYREIIAPERIVFASSFADETGATVRAPFSAEWPLEVLNTLTLAEQGGTTAVEMLGSPMNATQAERRSFGAARESVRQCLAGTFGQLSEHLAALRSGNMVDEVHHAALTRTT, from the coding sequence ATGGCCGACCACAGACCACCGATCTTCTCTCTCACTCGCAGCTTCGATGCGCCGCGCGAGCTCGTATTCATGGCGCATTCGCAAGCTGCGCATCTGTCCCGCTGGTGGTGGGCGAAGGGTTTCGCCTTCGCGAAATGCACGCTCGATTTCCGCCCCGGCGGCAATTTTCACTACTGCATGCGATCCCCGGACGGCCACGAAATATGGGGCAAGTTCGCCTATCGCGAGATCATCGCCCCTGAGCGGATCGTGTTCGCCAGTTCCTTTGCGGACGAAACCGGGGCCACCGTGCGCGCGCCGTTCTCGGCGGAATGGCCGCTCGAAGTGCTGAATACGCTGACGCTCGCCGAGCAGGGTGGCACGACGGCGGTCGAGATGCTGGGCTCTCCCATGAATGCGACGCAGGCGGAACGCAGAAGCTTCGGAGCGGCGCGGGAATCCGTCCGCCAGTGCCTGGCCGGAACCTTCGGGCAGCTCTCCGAGCATCTGGCCGCGCTTCGATCGGGCAACATGGTTGACGAGGTGCATCACGCAGCTTTGACGCGAACGACGTAA
- a CDS encoding SnoaL-like domain-containing protein, giving the protein MADAKTLDRLEIRDLLENWAVWRDAGDWDRFASVWHEDGWMSATWFQGPARDFIRVSREGWDKGVSILHFLGGISIDLAGERAIAQTKMTISQRAVVHDQLCDVVCTGRFYDFLEKRRGRWGLVLRQPVYEKDRIDRVDPSAVLALDKEALRAFPEGYRHLAYIQERIGYRVKRDMPGLKGPEVEALYARGLGWLQGGPARAAQVA; this is encoded by the coding sequence ATGGCGGATGCCAAAACGCTCGATCGGCTCGAGATACGGGACCTTCTCGAGAACTGGGCCGTGTGGCGTGATGCCGGCGACTGGGATCGTTTCGCGAGCGTCTGGCACGAGGATGGCTGGATGTCGGCAACCTGGTTCCAGGGGCCGGCACGCGACTTTATCCGCGTCAGCCGCGAGGGCTGGGACAAGGGCGTCAGCATCCTGCATTTCCTCGGTGGCATCAGCATCGATCTTGCGGGGGAACGTGCCATTGCCCAGACCAAGATGACGATCTCGCAGCGGGCCGTCGTGCACGACCAGCTCTGCGATGTGGTGTGCACCGGACGTTTCTACGATTTCCTGGAAAAGCGCCGCGGCCGTTGGGGTCTCGTCCTGCGGCAGCCCGTCTATGAGAAGGATCGCATCGATCGGGTCGACCCTTCCGCCGTGCTGGCCCTGGACAAGGAGGCGTTGCGCGCTTTTCCCGAAGGCTATCGCCATCTCGCCTACATCCAGGAGCGGATCGGCTACCGCGTGAAGCGCGACATGCCCGGCCTCAAGGGGCCGGAGGTCGAAGCGCTCTATGCACGCGGCCTCGGATGGCTGCAGGGCGGCCCCGCGCGCGCCGCGCAGGTCGCCTGA
- a CDS encoding Uncharacterized conserved protein, contains HEPN domain — MTPDDHVRLRHMADALRSVIRFTEGRHRDDLDKDEMLAFALVHAIQIVGEAASKISVETRDEHPQIPWAAVIGMRHRLIHAYFDINLDILWVTATEAAPALLAQIGPTICLD, encoded by the coding sequence ATGACGCCCGATGACCATGTCCGGCTTCGCCATATGGCCGACGCCCTGCGTTCCGTGATCCGTTTCACCGAGGGGCGGCATCGCGATGACCTAGACAAGGACGAAATGCTGGCCTTCGCCCTGGTTCATGCCATCCAGATCGTGGGAGAGGCTGCCAGCAAGATCAGCGTCGAGACGCGCGACGAACATCCGCAGATTCCGTGGGCAGCCGTTATCGGCATGCGTCATCGCCTGATTCACGCCTATTTCGACATCAACCTCGATATTCTGTGGGTCACTGCAACGGAAGCCGCGCCCGCCCTGCTGGCGCAAATCGGACCAACTATCTGTTTGGACTGA
- a CDS encoding maleylacetate reductase translates to MKAFIYEALPARVVFDTLKPELLRREAARLGMKRALVLATAPQQEQARRLEAMLEQGAAGIFAGAVMHTPVEVTAAAIEAVRSTGADGVVAIGGGSTTGLGKAIALRTDLPQLVIPTTYAGSEMTPILGETEGGVKTTQSTLKVLPETVIYDVELTLSLPAGLSATSGINAIAHAAEALYAKDTNPIIMLMAEEGIRALARALPRIVDNPADREARSEALYGAWLCGTCLGAVGMALHHKLCHTLGGSFDLPHAETHAETHAIMLPHAISYNSVAVPDAMMRLARALGTADAAQGLYALGGRLGVRQALRDIGMPQDGIERAADLAVQKPYWNPRPVERDAIRHLLARAWAGEAPEKPAAAGSP, encoded by the coding sequence ATGAAAGCCTTCATCTACGAGGCCCTGCCGGCGCGCGTCGTCTTCGATACGCTCAAGCCCGAGCTGCTGCGTCGCGAGGCCGCGCGCCTTGGCATGAAGCGCGCCCTCGTGCTGGCAACTGCCCCGCAGCAGGAGCAGGCAAGGCGCCTCGAAGCGATGCTGGAGCAAGGCGCGGCCGGAATCTTCGCCGGGGCCGTGATGCATACGCCCGTCGAGGTGACCGCGGCCGCCATCGAGGCGGTGCGCAGCACCGGGGCCGACGGCGTCGTTGCCATCGGAGGCGGATCGACGACCGGGCTCGGCAAGGCGATTGCGCTCCGCACCGACCTGCCGCAACTGGTCATCCCGACCACCTATGCGGGGTCCGAGATGACGCCGATCCTCGGCGAGACGGAAGGCGGCGTGAAGACCACCCAGTCGACCCTCAAGGTCCTGCCCGAGACCGTGATTTACGACGTCGAACTGACCTTGAGTCTGCCGGCCGGGCTCTCGGCCACTTCCGGCATCAACGCCATCGCGCATGCGGCCGAGGCGCTCTACGCCAAGGACACCAACCCCATCATCATGTTGATGGCGGAGGAGGGCATCCGGGCGCTTGCGCGGGCTCTGCCCCGCATCGTCGACAACCCGGCCGATCGGGAGGCGAGGTCGGAGGCGCTCTATGGTGCATGGCTATGCGGCACCTGCCTCGGCGCCGTCGGCATGGCACTTCACCACAAGCTTTGCCACACGCTGGGCGGCAGCTTCGACCTGCCGCATGCCGAGACGCATGCCGAGACGCATGCGATCATGCTGCCGCACGCGATCTCCTATAATTCCGTCGCTGTCCCGGATGCCATGATGAGGCTTGCCCGGGCGCTCGGCACGGCGGATGCGGCACAGGGTCTCTACGCCCTGGGCGGCCGGCTCGGCGTCAGGCAGGCGCTGCGGGATATCGGAATGCCGCAGGACGGGATCGAGCGCGCCGCCGATCTCGCGGTGCAGAAGCCCTATTGGAACCCAAGGCCGGTCGAGCGCGACGCCATTCGCCACCTGCTGGCTCGCGCCTGGGCCGGTGAGGCGCCCGAGAAGCCGGCAGCTGCGGGGTCGCCATAA
- a CDS encoding malate dehydrogenase (oxaloacetate-decarboxylating)(NADP+): MPSTMSEDLRVGALAYHRLPRPGKLEIQATKPLGNQRDLALAYSPGVAAPCEAIVADPDEAASLTSRQNLVAVLSNGTAVLGLGAIGPLASKPVMEGKAVLFKKFAGLDCFDIEVAETDIDKLVDIIVALEPTFGGINLEDIKAPECFEVEERARARMKIPVFHDDQHGTAIIVAAAVLNGLEIAGKKLDAVKVVASGAGAAALACLNLLVSLGVKRENIFICDIEGVVYQGREKLMDRWKSVYAQKTDARAPADVIGGADIFLGLSAGGVLKPEMVARMAEKPLILALANPYPEILPEEALKAKPDAMICTGRSDYPNQVNNVLCFPYIFRGALDAGATTINEEMKLAAVRAIAELARMAPSDVVARAIGGEARTFGAQSLIPSPFDPRLILWIAPAVAKAAMDTGVARHPIVDMEAYKDQLSRFVFRSGFIMKPLFQRAKENLRRVIYADGEDERVLRATQVVIEEELARAVLIGRPHVVEARLKRFGLSARPGKDFELVNPDDDPRYRDYVADYARIAGRSGITPDAARTLVRTNATVIAALALARGDVDAMLCGLEGRFPSRIRHIRDIIGLAPGVRGLSAMSLVITSKGAYFLADTHVRTDPTAEEIADMAVQCASHVRRFGLSPKIALLSHSDFGAADTPSAVKMRKALALVRAMQPELEVDGEMQADTALSEVIRDQVLPKARFAGEANVLIMPNLDAANIAFSLIKVLADALPVGPILMGAAKPAHILSPSVTPRGIVNMTAVAVVEAQSRESSDTA; the protein is encoded by the coding sequence ATGCCGTCGACGATGTCCGAGGACCTGCGTGTAGGCGCGCTTGCCTATCATCGCCTGCCGCGGCCCGGTAAGCTCGAGATCCAGGCGACGAAGCCGCTCGGCAACCAGCGCGACCTTGCGCTCGCCTATTCGCCGGGCGTCGCCGCGCCTTGCGAGGCGATCGTCGCCGACCCTGACGAAGCCGCGAGCCTCACCTCGCGCCAGAACCTCGTCGCGGTGCTTTCGAACGGCACGGCCGTGCTCGGCCTCGGCGCCATCGGGCCGCTCGCCTCCAAGCCGGTGATGGAAGGCAAGGCGGTCCTGTTCAAGAAATTCGCCGGCCTCGATTGTTTCGATATCGAGGTCGCCGAGACCGATATCGACAAGCTCGTCGACATCATCGTGGCGCTCGAGCCGACATTCGGGGGGATCAACCTCGAAGACATCAAGGCGCCCGAATGCTTCGAGGTCGAGGAGCGGGCCCGCGCCCGCATGAAGATCCCGGTCTTCCATGACGACCAGCATGGCACGGCGATCATCGTCGCGGCGGCGGTGCTGAACGGGCTCGAAATCGCTGGCAAGAAGCTCGACGCCGTCAAGGTCGTGGCTTCGGGGGCCGGAGCCGCCGCGCTCGCCTGCCTCAACCTCCTCGTCTCGCTCGGCGTGAAGCGCGAGAACATCTTCATTTGCGACATCGAGGGCGTCGTCTACCAAGGCCGCGAGAAGCTGATGGACCGCTGGAAATCGGTCTATGCGCAGAAGACCGATGCCCGCGCGCCCGCCGATGTGATCGGTGGTGCCGATATCTTCCTCGGCCTCTCGGCGGGCGGCGTGTTGAAACCCGAGATGGTGGCCCGGATGGCCGAGAAGCCGCTCATCCTGGCGCTCGCCAATCCCTATCCGGAGATCTTGCCCGAGGAAGCGCTGAAGGCGAAGCCGGACGCCATGATCTGCACCGGCCGCTCGGATTATCCGAACCAGGTCAACAATGTGCTGTGCTTCCCCTATATCTTCCGCGGCGCTCTCGACGCAGGAGCGACCACCATCAACGAGGAGATGAAGCTCGCCGCGGTGCGCGCCATCGCCGAGCTTGCCCGCATGGCGCCTTCCGATGTCGTGGCGCGCGCCATCGGCGGCGAAGCACGGACCTTCGGGGCGCAATCCCTGATCCCTAGCCCCTTCGATCCGCGCCTCATCCTGTGGATCGCCCCCGCCGTCGCCAAGGCCGCCATGGACACCGGCGTGGCGCGCCACCCGATCGTGGATATGGAAGCCTATAAGGACCAGCTGTCGCGCTTCGTCTTCCGCTCGGGCTTCATCATGAAGCCGCTGTTCCAGCGGGCCAAGGAGAATCTGCGGCGTGTCATCTATGCCGATGGCGAGGATGAGCGGGTGTTGCGCGCCACTCAGGTGGTGATCGAGGAGGAGCTCGCCAGGGCGGTGCTGATCGGGCGTCCGCATGTGGTCGAGGCGCGCCTCAAGCGCTTCGGCCTGTCGGCGCGGCCGGGCAAGGATTTCGAGCTCGTCAACCCCGATGACGATCCCCGTTATCGCGATTACGTTGCAGATTATGCCAGGATCGCGGGGCGCTCGGGCATCACGCCCGACGCAGCGCGCACCCTGGTGCGCACCAATGCGACGGTGATCGCGGCGCTGGCGCTGGCGCGCGGCGATGTGGATGCCATGCTGTGCGGGCTCGAGGGCCGTTTCCCCTCGCGCATCCGCCATATCCGCGACATCATCGGTCTCGCGCCCGGCGTGCGCGGCCTCTCGGCGATGAGCCTCGTCATCACCTCGAAGGGCGCTTATTTCCTCGCCGACACCCATGTGCGCACCGACCCGACGGCCGAGGAGATCGCCGATATGGCGGTCCAATGCGCCTCGCATGTGCGTCGCTTCGGCCTCTCCCCGAAGATCGCCTTGCTGTCGCATTCGGATTTCGGCGCCGCCGACACGCCCTCCGCCGTGAAGATGCGCAAGGCGCTGGCGCTGGTGCGCGCCATGCAGCCCGAGCTCGAGGTCGATGGCGAGATGCAGGCCGATACGGCGCTCTCCGAGGTGATCCGCGATCAGGTCCTGCCCAAGGCCCGCTTCGCCGGAGAGGCGAATGTGCTGATCATGCCCAATCTCGATGCGGCCAATATCGCCTTCTCGCTGATCAAGGTGCTGGCCGACGCGCTGCCCGTCGGCCCGATCCTGATGGGGGCGGCAAAGCCCGCCCATATTCTTTCGCCCTCGGTCACGCCGCGTGGCATCGTCAACATGACCGCGGTCGCCGTGGTCGAGGCGCAATCGCGCGAAAGCTCGGATACGGCATAG
- a CDS encoding DNA-(apurinic or apyrimidinic site) lyase /endonuclease III, whose product MTNRRKGGRQARLPPETIEAIFARLSALNPDPATELAYHNIFTLLVAVVLSAQATDAGVNKATRTLFPRVDTPAKMLAFGEDALREAIKTIGLFRNKAKNVIALSQALIERHGGEVPHDRDALEALPGVGRKTASVVLNVAFGEETIAVDTHIFRVANRLNLAPGRTPLEVEQGLERVVPARYKRHAHHWLILHGRYVCVARTPKCPICPIADLCPLEPKTIAKAA is encoded by the coding sequence GTGACGAACCGACGCAAGGGCGGGCGCCAGGCACGCCTGCCACCCGAGACGATCGAGGCGATATTCGCGCGCCTCTCGGCGCTCAATCCGGACCCTGCGACCGAGCTTGCCTACCACAATATCTTCACGCTGCTCGTCGCGGTCGTGCTCTCCGCCCAGGCGACCGATGCCGGCGTCAACAAGGCGACCAGGACGCTCTTCCCGCGCGTGGACACTCCCGCCAAGATGCTGGCCTTCGGCGAGGACGCGCTGCGCGAGGCGATCAAGACGATCGGCTTGTTCCGCAACAAGGCCAAGAACGTGATCGCCCTGTCGCAGGCGCTGATCGAGCGTCATGGCGGTGAGGTGCCGCATGACCGGGACGCGCTCGAGGCCTTGCCGGGCGTCGGCCGCAAGACCGCGAGTGTCGTCTTGAACGTCGCCTTCGGCGAGGAGACGATCGCCGTCGACACGCATATCTTCCGCGTCGCCAACCGTCTCAACCTGGCGCCGGGGCGCACGCCGCTCGAAGTGGAGCAAGGCCTCGAACGCGTCGTGCCGGCGCGCTATAAGCGCCACGCGCATCATTGGCTCATCCTGCATGGGCGCTATGTCTGCGTGGCGCGCACTCCCAAATGCCCGATCTGCCCGATCGCCGATCTGTGTCCCCTCGAGCCGAAAACCATCGCCAAGGCGGCTTGA
- a CDS encoding Uncharacterized membrane protein, producing the protein MSTGADETVFEAKLTPHRSLGRNGFRLMMTLCCISAVFSSIPFILFGAWPVAGFYGLDVLAVFVAFKVNYRRAGAEESVRLTYVELVLSKITHRGETAVWRFNPLWARLSLEDDEDFGAQRLSVVSGRQSVSIGDFLAPPQRRDLAVALGAALTKAKRGPDLG; encoded by the coding sequence ATGTCCACCGGCGCGGACGAGACCGTCTTCGAGGCGAAGCTGACGCCACATCGATCGCTCGGCCGCAATGGCTTTCGCCTGATGATGACCTTGTGCTGCATCTCGGCCGTGTTCTCGAGCATCCCCTTCATCCTGTTCGGGGCCTGGCCGGTCGCCGGCTTCTATGGGCTCGACGTGCTCGCGGTGTTCGTTGCCTTCAAGGTCAATTACCGGCGCGCCGGGGCTGAGGAGAGCGTGCGCCTGACCTATGTCGAATTGGTCTTGAGCAAGATCACCCATCGTGGCGAGACGGCGGTGTGGCGCTTCAACCCGCTCTGGGCGCGGCTATCGCTCGAGGATGACGAGGATTTCGGAGCGCAGCGCCTCAGCGTCGTGTCGGGGCGCCAGAGCGTGTCGATTGGCGATTTCCTGGCCCCGCCGCAGCGACGCGACCTTGCCGTCGCCCTCGGAGCGGCGCTCACCAAGGCCAAGCGCGGCCCCGACCTTGGTTGA
- a CDS encoding protein SCO1/2: MLKRIRVVLWIACAIPLLALGAVGILELTQKTGSVGALQASGIGGPFKLAASTGGSFSTDELKGKPFLVFFGFTRCPEICPTTISDISTWLDALGSDGKEIKALFVSIDPERDDVASLKDYLSSFNDRIIGLTGTPDEIAAVAKEYRVYYAKHPLKDGDYTMDHSAVIYLMDRQGKLAGTLTYGDPTNDAVAKLKRLLASA, translated from the coding sequence ATGTTGAAACGCATCAGGGTCGTGCTCTGGATTGCCTGCGCCATTCCGCTCCTGGCGCTCGGCGCCGTCGGCATCCTCGAGCTGACCCAGAAGACCGGTAGCGTCGGCGCCTTGCAGGCGAGCGGCATCGGCGGCCCGTTTAAGCTCGCCGCCTCGACCGGCGGCTCTTTCTCGACCGACGAACTGAAGGGTAAGCCCTTCCTGGTCTTTTTCGGCTTCACGCGCTGCCCGGAGATCTGCCCGACCACGATCTCCGACATCTCCACCTGGCTCGACGCGCTCGGGTCCGACGGCAAGGAGATCAAGGCGCTGTTCGTCAGCATCGATCCCGAGCGCGACGATGTCGCCTCGCTGAAGGATTATCTGTCCTCCTTCAACGACCGCATCATCGGCCTGACCGGAACGCCGGACGAGATCGCGGCGGTGGCCAAGGAATATCGCGTCTATTACGCCAAACATCCATTGAAGGATGGCGATTATACCATGGACCATTCGGCGGTGATCTATCTGATGGATCGCCAAGGCAAGCTCGCCGGCACGCTCACCTATGGCGACCCCACGAACGACGCCGTCGCCAAGCTGAAGCGGCTCCTGGCCTCGGCCTGA
- a CDS encoding guanine deaminase, which yields MSGRKILRGRLLWFVADPQEAGAQAHRYVEDGAVLISDGKVREAGEAGSVLAQAAPGTPVEDHRPHLIMPGFIDPHIHFPQTQVVASYGAQLLEWLIKYTFVEEQKFHDPAHCARNARFFFDELLRNGTTTAVAFCSVHAQSAEAFFAESARRNTLMLAGKVMMDRNAPEGLRDTPQRGYDQSKALIAKWHGRGRQLYAIAPRFAVTSSEAQLEAAGALAREHPDCHVETHLAENHAEIALVKELFPWSRDYTDVYERYGLLGPKSLLGHCIHLGPRERSLLAERGSVAVFCPTSNLFIGSGLFDWRATREAGLRIGLATDIGGGTSYSMLQTAAEAYKVLQLQGQNLPALQAFHAMTRGNALALGLEDRIGSFEAGRACDAVVLDAGATPAMRHRMETARSLDEELFVLMTMGSERNIAATYVMGEKA from the coding sequence ATGAGTGGGCGCAAGATCCTGCGCGGGCGGCTCCTTTGGTTCGTGGCCGATCCTCAGGAGGCGGGGGCGCAGGCGCATCGCTATGTCGAGGACGGCGCCGTTCTCATTTCCGACGGCAAGGTGCGCGAGGCCGGGGAGGCGGGTTCGGTGCTCGCGCAGGCCGCCCCCGGCACGCCGGTCGAGGATCATCGGCCGCATCTGATCATGCCGGGCTTCATCGACCCGCATATTCATTTCCCGCAGACCCAGGTGGTGGCGAGTTATGGCGCGCAGCTGCTCGAATGGCTGATCAAATACACCTTCGTCGAGGAGCAGAAATTCCACGATCCTGCGCATTGTGCCCGCAATGCGCGTTTCTTCTTCGACGAGTTGCTGCGTAACGGCACCACCACGGCCGTCGCCTTCTGCTCCGTGCATGCCCAATCGGCCGAGGCCTTCTTCGCTGAATCTGCGCGCCGCAACACGCTGATGCTTGCCGGCAAGGTGATGATGGATCGCAACGCGCCTGAAGGCCTGCGCGATACGCCGCAGCGCGGCTATGACCAGTCGAAGGCGCTGATCGCCAAATGGCACGGCCGCGGTCGCCAGCTCTACGCCATCGCACCACGCTTCGCCGTCACCTCGAGCGAAGCACAGCTCGAGGCGGCGGGTGCGCTGGCGCGCGAGCATCCCGACTGCCATGTCGAGACGCATCTGGCGGAGAACCATGCCGAGATCGCGCTCGTCAAAGAGCTCTTTCCCTGGTCGCGCGATTATACGGATGTCTATGAGCGCTACGGCTTGCTCGGTCCGAAGAGCTTGCTCGGCCATTGCATCCATCTCGGCCCGCGTGAGCGCAGCCTCCTCGCCGAACGGGGTAGCGTCGCGGTCTTCTGCCCGACCTCGAACCTGTTCATCGGCTCGGGCCTGTTCGATTGGCGCGCGACGCGCGAAGCGGGTCTGCGCATCGGGCTTGCGACCGATATCGGCGGCGGCACCAGCTATTCCATGCTGCAGACGGCGGCCGAGGCCTACAAAGTGCTGCAGCTGCAAGGCCAGAACCTGCCGGCCCTGCAGGCTTTCCACGCCATGACGCGCGGCAATGCGCTGGCGCTCGGCCTCGAAGACCGCATCGGCTCCTTCGAGGCGGGCAGGGCCTGCGATGCGGTGGTGCTCGATGCGGGCGCGACGCCTGCAATGCGTCACCGCATGGAGACGGCGCGCAGCCTTGATGAGGAATTGTTCGTGCTGATGACGATGGGCTCGGAGCGCAATATTGCCGCGACCTATGTGATGGGCGAGAAAGCCTGA
- a CDS encoding DNA topoisomerase IV subunit B, giving the protein MRKAAPRESEDERNARALEKLARHVASAAAAQKGTPGEQGYTADDIEVLEGLEPVRRRPGMFIGGTDEKALHHLFAEVIDNSMDEAVAGHATFIEVEFQEGGSIRVTDNGRGIPIDPHKKSPKKSALEVIMTTLHSGGKFDSKVYETSGGLHGVGVSVVNALSDVLEVEVARGKVLYRQTFSRGLPTSKLETVGPAPNRRGTSVRFHPDPQIFGKEARFDPRRLFKMARSKAYLFGGVEIRWRCAASLLPADGKVPAEATFRFPNGLKDHLAREVEGKDLVADAIFSGKLEKEGRHGSVEWAIAWFAADDGFTSSYCNTIPTPEGGTHEQGLRVALLRALRDHAERIGNKRGAVITSDDIAVSCAAMLSVFIREPEFQGQTKDKLATLEAARIVEQAIRDPFDHFLADFPAQATKLLEFFVERAEERLRRRAEKEVARKTATRKLRLPGKLADCSNAGAAGSELFIVEGDSAGGSAKQARDRATQAILPLRGKILNVASAGRDKVSQNQQLADLVQALGCGTGTHYKDEDLRYEKVIVMTDADVDGAHIASLLITFFWRQTPKLIDNGHLFLAVPPLYRLSHGSKSVYARDDADKERLMKSAFKANAKVEVSRFKGLGEMMPAQLKETTMDPRKRQLLRVEVVDEAREGTSETIERLMGVKPEARFAFITERAAFATELDV; this is encoded by the coding sequence ATGCGCAAGGCGGCTCCGCGCGAGAGCGAGGACGAACGTAATGCCCGGGCGCTGGAGAAGCTCGCGCGCCACGTCGCTTCCGCAGCGGCGGCCCAGAAGGGCACGCCCGGCGAGCAGGGTTACACGGCCGACGACATCGAAGTGCTGGAAGGGCTCGAGCCGGTGCGCCGGCGCCCCGGCATGTTTATCGGCGGCACCGACGAGAAGGCGCTGCACCATCTCTTCGCCGAGGTCATCGACAATTCCATGGACGAGGCGGTGGCCGGCCATGCGACCTTCATCGAGGTGGAGTTCCAGGAAGGCGGCTCGATCCGCGTCACCGATAATGGGCGCGGCATCCCGATCGACCCGCACAAGAAGTCTCCGAAGAAATCCGCGCTCGAAGTGATCATGACAACGCTGCATTCGGGCGGCAAATTCGACTCCAAGGTGTACGAAACCTCAGGCGGCCTGCATGGGGTGGGCGTGAGCGTGGTGAATGCCCTTTCCGACGTTCTCGAGGTCGAGGTGGCGCGCGGCAAGGTGCTCTACCGCCAGACATTCTCGCGCGGCCTGCCCACCTCGAAGCTCGAGACGGTAGGGCCGGCGCCGAATCGTCGTGGCACCAGCGTGCGCTTTCATCCCGATCCGCAGATCTTCGGCAAAGAGGCCCGCTTCGACCCACGCCGCCTCTTCAAGATGGCGCGCTCCAAGGCCTATCTGTTCGGCGGCGTCGAGATCAGATGGCGGTGCGCCGCGTCCTTGCTGCCGGCCGACGGCAAGGTGCCGGCCGAGGCGACGTTCCGTTTCCCCAATGGTCTCAAGGACCATCTGGCGCGCGAGGTCGAAGGCAAGGACCTCGTCGCCGACGCCATCTTCTCGGGCAAGCTAGAGAAGGAAGGCCGGCACGGCTCGGTCGAATGGGCGATCGCCTGGTTCGCCGCCGACGACGGCTTCACCTCCTCCTATTGCAACACCATCCCGACGCCTGAGGGCGGCACGCATGAGCAGGGATTGCGGGTGGCGCTCTTGCGCGCCTTGCGCGACCATGCCGAGCGCATCGGCAACAAGCGCGGCGCCGTGATCACTTCCGACGACATCGCGGTCTCTTGCGCCGCCATGCTGTCGGTGTTCATCCGTGAGCCGGAATTCCAGGGCCAGACCAAGGATAAGCTCGCGACCTTGGAGGCGGCGCGCATCGTCGAGCAGGCGATCCGCGATCCGTTCGACCATTTCCTCGCGGATTTTCCGGCGCAGGCCACCAAGCTTCTGGAATTCTTCGTCGAGCGGGCCGAGGAGCGGCTGCGCCGCCGCGCCGAGAAGGAGGTCGCCCGCAAGACCGCGACCCGCAAGCTGCGCCTGCCGGGCAAGCTCGCCGATTGCAGCAATGCGGGCGCGGCCGGCTCCGAGCTGTTCATCGTCGAGGGCGATTCGGCCGGCGGCAGCGCCAAGCAGGCGCGCGACCGGGCGACGCAAGCGATCCTGCCGTTGCGCGGCAAGATCCTCAACGTGGCCTCGGCCGGCCGCGACAAGGTTTCGCAGAACCAGCAGCTCGCCGACCTCGTGCAGGCGCTCGGCTGCGGCACCGGCACCCACTACAAGGACGAGGATCTGCGCTACGAGAAGGTCATCGTGATGACCGATGCCGATGTTGACGGCGCCCATATCGCCTCGCTGCTGATCACCTTCTTCTGGCGCCAGACGCCGAAGCTGATCGATAACGGCCATCTCTTCCTCGCCGTGCCGCCGCTCTACCGGCTCTCGCATGGCAGCAAATCGGTCTATGCGCGCGACGATGCCGACAAGGAGCGCCTCATGAAATCGGCCTTCAAGGCCAATGCCAAGGTCGAGGTGTCGCGCTTCAAGGGCCTCGGCGAGATGATGCCGGCGCAGCTCAAGGAAACCACCATGGACCCGCGCAAGCGCCAGCTCCTGCGCGTCGAAGTGGTCGACGAGGCGCGCGAAGGGACTTCGGAGACGATCGAGCGGCTGATGGGCGTGAAGCCCGAGGCGCGCTTCGCCTTCATCACCGAACGCGCCGCCTTCGCGACGGAGCTCGATGTTTGA
- a CDS encoding putative Mg2+ transporter-C (MgtC) family protein, with product MDAFLNDLRDLGEPALRLIAAVIVGALLGINRDLYGKPAGFRLCALVSLGAGLITVITSDPHVGLADPNGASRAIQGIVGGIGFLGAGVILHEGRDNRVRNLTTAATIWISAALGIACGLGSWKMGGVAAVLALLVLSFGLRIDHALFGRFGGDDDKPDKPE from the coding sequence ATGGATGCCTTCCTCAACGATCTCCGGGATCTCGGCGAACCGGCACTGCGGCTGATCGCTGCGGTCATCGTCGGCGCGCTATTGGGCATCAATCGCGATCTCTACGGCAAGCCGGCGGGATTTCGCCTCTGCGCCCTCGTGTCGCTCGGCGCGGGCCTGATCACGGTGATCACCTCCGATCCGCATGTCGGCCTCGCGGATCCGAACGGGGCGAGCCGCGCCATCCAGGGCATCGTCGGGGGCATCGGCTTCCTGGGCGCCGGCGTGATCCTGCACGAGGGGCGCGACAACCGGGTGCGCAACCTGACCACCGCCGCGACCATCTGGATCAGCGCAGCGCTCGGCATCGCCTGCGGGCTCGGCTCCTGGAAGATGGGCGGGGTCGCGGCCGTGCTGGCGCTGCTGGTGCTGTCATTCGGCCTGCGCATCGACCATGCTTTGTTCGGCCGCTTCGGCGGCGACGACGACAAACCCGACAAGCCGGAATGA